From a single Pseudopipra pipra isolate bDixPip1 chromosome 7, bDixPip1.hap1, whole genome shotgun sequence genomic region:
- the FASTKD2 gene encoding FAST kinase domain-containing protein 2, mitochondrial, translating to MNKRITYLLNTVRYLHRYSSVLTPRSSGTTRKHILWISRYRDPLGNVNFRELFLNIFPSLHGSSLRFLSQKTDVFSTGAEALVSEQASQSSLEAEKLDDSGSFKAKHVVDHDDPFFNSLRKCTCPCDALDLASESAVSIKHYTNCLTTAWRLFKHMSEEQQRYEKQLIFEHPAFAKLCQQLLRDSRRMTRGDLVFSLHAVVNLGVPQNTLLVQTLLRVCQEKLNQLDNRCVSVLATTLSGMDKDKNVSALQAGLQLLVEQRISSIKDIFILQNLMKCMGKDVPVFLKKKLEMAVLKEIDHLTFPNALRVFLALVAMNYCSYPILTACSKKIQENVHDVPFRQLILILEACHTLQYRNVKLFSALADYVNSTACLWDKRQIILFLSACEALAFQPSELMEIFAEKLTEDPEFLNLKNLLIVLRVYSRLNYVPRVQKHRFFETLQSSLNKCLPQISDTELLKATYSLCILGYLPHQAVDELLQKDSKDELILSDDLYKEQKEMMLRCVKTCMELDSPSFTKPAFVVTENSSSLVSLSLRKAQEALIELLGDENMFRQNVQLPYKYHIDFEIRMDSEGKKVLPITATDDHPDPSVQRLALLFVPLSAFCMGTTHPQGKLAMKKRHLNKLGYHVILIQNRKFQEMTNEDAVEFLKGKIYLENTSSSSEATVQDNN from the exons ATGAATAAGAGAATAACTTATTTGTTAAATACTGTTAGATACCTGCATAGGTACAGTTCTGTGTTGACACCCAGATCTTCAGGCACaacaagaaaacacattttatggATTAGCAGATACAGGGATCCCTTGGGAAATGTGAACTTCAGggagttatttttaaatatttttccttctctgcatgGATCATCACTTCGATTTCTATCTCAAAAGACGGATGTGTTTAGCACAGGTGCAGAGGCTTTGGTGAGTGAGCAGGCTTCCCAGAGCTCCTTGGAAGCTGAAAAGTTGGATGATTCTGGGAGCTTCAAAGCGAAGCATGTAGTGGATCATGATGACCCGTTCTTTAATAGTCTCCGGAAATGCACCTGTCCTTGCGATGCGCTGGACTTGGCTTCCGAGTCTGCTGTCTCCATCAAGCATTACACAAACTGTTTAACCACTGCGTGGAGACTCTTCAAACACAtgtcagaggagcagcagcgctACGAGAAGCAGCTGATCTTTGAGCACCCTGCCTTCGccaagctgtgccagcagctgctgcggGACTCCCGCAGGATGACGCGCGGGGACCTGGTGTTCAGCCTGCACGCCGTGGTGAACCTCGGGGTGCCCCAGAACACGCTCCTGGTCCAGACTTTGCTGAGAGTGTGCCAA GAGAAGCTCAATCAACTCGATAACCGATGTGTCTCCGTTTTGGCAACTACTTTATCAGGGATGGATAAAGACAAGAATGTGAGCGCTCTTCAAGCTGGATTACA GTTACTAGTGGAGCAGCGCATTTCAAGTATCAAAGACATCTTTATTCTGCAAAACCTGATGAAATGCATGGGAAAAGATGTTCCggtttttctgaaaaagaaattagag ATGgcagttttgaaagaaatagaTCATCTGACTTTTCCGAATGCTCTGCGTGTCTTTTTGGCTCTTGTTGCAATGAATTATTGTTCGTATCCAATCCTGACTGCCTGCAGTAAAAAGATCCagg AAAATGTCCATGATGTTCCATTTCGGCAGTTAATTCTCATTCTGGAAGCTTGTCATACTCTCCAGTACCGTAATGTAAAACTGTTTTCAGCATTAGCAGACTATGTTAATTCCACTGCCTGCCTTTGGGACAAAAGACAG attatcctttttctttctgcctgtgAGGCACTTGCCTTCCAGCCTAGTGAGTTGATGGAGATTTTTGCTGAGAAGCTGACCGAAGACCCTGAATTCCTTAACTTGAAAAATCTTTTGATTGTTCTCCGAGTGTATTCACGACTCAACTATGTTCCCAGAGTCCAAAAGCATCG GTTTTTTGAGACCCTTCAAAGCAGCTTGAATAAATGCCTGCCTCAGATTTCCgacacagagctgctgaaggcAACGTATTCACTTTGCATCTTAGGTTATCTTCCCCATCAAGCAGTGGATGAGCTGCTGCAAAAGGACAGCAAGGATGAACTTATACTGTCAG ATGATCTTTacaaagaacaaaaggaaatgatGCTTCGCTGTGTGAAAACGTGTATGGAACTTGATAGCCCTTCCTTCACGAAGCCTGCCTTTGTGGTGACTGAGAATTCGTCCTCATTGGTCTCTCTTAGTCTCAGAAAGGCTCAGGAGGCACTGATAGAGCTTCTGGGAGATGAGAACATGTTTCGGCAAAATGTTCAGCTGCCATATAAATATCACATTG attttgaaatCAGAATggattcagaaggaaaaaaagtgctcCCTATAACTGCAACAGATGATCATCCTGACCCAAGTGTTCAAAG ATTGGCTCTTTTGTTTGTTCCTCTGTCTGCTTTCTGCATGGGTACAACGCACCCCCAAGGGAAGCTGGCAATGAAGAAGCGGCATCTAAATAAACTGGGCTATCACGTGATTCTG ATCCAGAacaggaaatttcaggaaatgaCAAATGAAGATGCAGTTGagtttttgaaaggaaaaatttatttagaaaatacttCCTCTTCTTCTGAAGCAACTGTGCAggataataattaa